One Actinoplanes missouriensis 431 DNA segment encodes these proteins:
- a CDS encoding S8 family serine peptidase, with product MRKWTLTAAVLAAATSIVAPSPAQAAATGRYVVTLQHQGQVSTLSAAPGRVLHRFAGYPGFTAEMTAAEARRLATDPAVRFVEPDRVLRLTGAQKNPAWGLDRSDQRGRSLSKSYQPSADGDTVHAYVIDTGIRTSHQQFGGRASYGYDFVGRDSRADDCNGHGTHVAGTIGGSTYGVAKKVKLVSVRVLDCEGSGSLSDVIDGIDWVTAHAVHPAVANMSLGGDWSPALDSAVTRAITSGVTFVAAAGNENSDASLGSPSGVPEAITVAASDRKDKRAPFSNWGRAVDLFAPGVDITSATAAGNTATATWSGTSMAAPHVAGAAALLLDASPGLTPAQVRNQLVANATKGKVSSRAGAPDRLLFVPAPPKAPAITTSRTATATVGVPYSAKLSLGSSRRGGWKLAAGALPAGLKLSAGGVLSGTPTVPGDRTVTVRFTDYVPQSVTRRVVIPVVTAAPRIVETSLADAPAGSHYTERLTVADGRDGVWSVESGTLPATVVLDPATGTLEGTVDEEVGALFTFTVRFTDEFGGTATRTYTLAVV from the coding sequence ATGCGTAAGTGGACCCTGACCGCGGCCGTGCTCGCCGCCGCCACCTCGATCGTCGCGCCGTCCCCGGCTCAGGCGGCGGCCACCGGCCGCTATGTGGTGACGCTCCAGCACCAGGGTCAGGTCAGCACGCTGAGCGCCGCCCCCGGCCGGGTCCTGCACCGGTTCGCCGGCTACCCCGGGTTCACCGCGGAGATGACCGCAGCCGAGGCGAGGCGGCTCGCCACCGACCCGGCCGTCCGCTTCGTCGAGCCGGACCGGGTGCTGCGCCTCACCGGCGCCCAGAAGAACCCGGCCTGGGGCCTGGACCGGTCCGACCAGCGCGGGCGGAGCCTGTCGAAGTCCTACCAGCCCTCCGCGGACGGCGACACGGTGCACGCCTACGTGATCGACACCGGCATCCGGACCAGCCACCAGCAGTTCGGCGGGCGGGCCTCGTACGGCTACGACTTCGTCGGCCGGGACAGCCGCGCGGACGACTGCAACGGCCACGGCACCCACGTGGCGGGCACGATCGGCGGCAGCACGTACGGGGTGGCGAAGAAGGTCAAGCTGGTCAGCGTCCGGGTGCTCGACTGCGAGGGTTCCGGCAGCCTCTCCGACGTGATCGACGGCATCGACTGGGTCACCGCGCACGCGGTCCACCCGGCGGTGGCGAACATGAGCCTCGGCGGCGACTGGAGCCCGGCACTGGACTCGGCGGTCACCAGGGCGATCACGTCCGGCGTGACGTTCGTGGCCGCGGCCGGCAACGAGAACAGCGACGCGTCGCTGGGCAGCCCGTCCGGCGTGCCGGAGGCGATCACCGTGGCCGCGTCGGACCGGAAGGACAAGCGGGCGCCGTTCTCCAACTGGGGCCGCGCCGTGGACCTCTTCGCACCGGGCGTGGACATCACCTCGGCGACCGCGGCCGGTAACACCGCGACGGCGACCTGGAGCGGCACCTCGATGGCCGCACCGCACGTGGCGGGCGCCGCCGCGCTGCTGCTCGACGCGAGCCCCGGCCTCACCCCGGCGCAGGTCCGCAACCAGCTGGTCGCGAACGCCACCAAGGGCAAGGTGTCCTCCCGGGCCGGGGCGCCGGACCGGCTGCTCTTCGTGCCGGCCCCGCCGAAGGCGCCGGCGATCACGACCTCCCGGACCGCCACGGCCACCGTGGGTGTCCCGTACTCGGCGAAGCTCTCCCTCGGCAGCAGCCGGCGCGGGGGCTGGAAGCTTGCGGCAGGCGCCCTGCCGGCGGGCCTGAAGCTCTCCGCCGGCGGGGTCCTCTCCGGCACGCCGACCGTGCCCGGGGACCGGACGGTGACCGTGCGGTTCACCGATTACGTGCCCCAGTCGGTGACCCGCCGCGTGGTGATCCCCGTGGTGACCGCCGCGCCGCGGATCGTGGAGACGTCGCTGGCCGACGCACCGGCCGGGAGTCACTACACCGAGCGGCTGACCGTGGCGGACGGCCGGGACGGCGTCTGGTCGGTGGAGTCCGGCACGCTGCCCGCGACGGTCGTCCTGGACCCGGCGACGGGCACCCTCGAGGGGACGGTCGACGAGGAGGTGGGTGCGCTGTTCACCTTCACCGTGCGGTTCACCGACGAGTTCGGTGGGACGGCGACCCGGACCTACACGCTCGCCGTGGTCTGA
- a CDS encoding response regulator transcription factor yields MIRVLLVDDQQLVRAGLRMLCDAEPGLEVVGEAGDGRAAVELAARLAPDVIVMDLRMPGVDGITATSRIVGERPAARVLVLTTFGDDDHLYPALQAGACGFLLKDAPPAELLNGIRQAAAGESPYSQEVLRRLVRRAVDAKPEQPRRIGGLTAREQEVLGLVGEGLSNGEIAERMHIGVTTVKTHITALMTKTGSPNRVRLALLAARNL; encoded by the coding sequence ATGATCAGGGTGTTGCTCGTCGACGACCAGCAACTCGTCCGGGCCGGGCTGCGGATGCTCTGCGACGCGGAGCCCGGCCTGGAGGTGGTCGGCGAGGCGGGTGACGGCCGGGCCGCGGTCGAGCTGGCCGCCCGGCTCGCACCCGACGTGATCGTGATGGATCTGCGGATGCCCGGCGTGGACGGGATCACCGCGACCAGCCGGATCGTCGGCGAGCGCCCGGCCGCGCGGGTGCTGGTGCTGACCACGTTCGGCGACGACGACCATCTCTACCCGGCGCTGCAGGCCGGCGCGTGCGGGTTCCTGCTCAAGGACGCCCCGCCGGCCGAGTTGCTGAACGGGATCCGGCAGGCGGCGGCGGGGGAGAGCCCGTACAGCCAGGAGGTGCTGCGCCGGCTGGTGCGGCGGGCGGTCGACGCGAAGCCCGAGCAGCCCCGCCGGATCGGCGGGCTGACCGCCCGCGAGCAGGAGGTGCTGGGCCTGGTCGGGGAGGGCTTGAGCAATGGTGAGATCGCTGAGCGGATGCACATCGGGGTGACCACCGTGAAGACCCACATCACCGCGCTGATGACCAAGACCGGCAGCCCGAACCGGGTGCGACTCGCATTGCTAGCGGCCCGCAACCTCTAG
- a CDS encoding sensor histidine kinase, with protein MGRRGRLFDVRDTFTRMLLLNTSGVVYLLLAPRETGVPVTGPQWALAVAAFSSGLLLHRRPPINLLVQTVLFAVALRTLDDYTINQVGTAWAIGEVALWAPSRRMLWGNVGLVAAVYLIFHRTGSLTENLVGLCINLGLPVLIGTVVRTTRELGVQAERRALSEQRAARADERSAIARELHDVVAHHVASMVLRVGVARHVLPDLEPEVDAVFDDVHRTGTAALADLRRLVAVLRDPDGVRGDAALTAIDPSALPAALDGAVETARRAGVIVEAEIDPAVGALDAVRGLAVLRLTQEALTNVAKHAGPSARASLRIVLAGDDLEWEVADDGGAPVRAAPPGGGHGLVGMRERVEVLGGVLNAGPHGPGWRVATVIPGENS; from the coding sequence ATGGGCCGGCGGGGACGTCTCTTCGACGTGCGGGACACGTTCACCCGGATGCTGTTGCTGAACACCTCCGGCGTGGTCTATCTGCTGCTGGCGCCGCGGGAGACCGGGGTGCCGGTGACCGGCCCGCAGTGGGCGCTCGCGGTCGCGGCGTTCTCCTCCGGGCTGCTGCTGCACCGCCGTCCGCCGATCAACCTGCTGGTGCAGACCGTGCTCTTCGCGGTGGCGCTGCGGACACTGGACGACTACACGATCAACCAGGTGGGCACGGCGTGGGCGATCGGCGAGGTGGCCCTCTGGGCGCCTTCCCGCCGGATGCTGTGGGGCAACGTCGGCCTGGTCGCCGCCGTCTACCTGATCTTCCACCGGACCGGCTCGCTCACCGAGAACCTGGTCGGCCTCTGCATCAACCTGGGCCTCCCGGTGCTCATCGGAACCGTCGTGCGGACCACCCGTGAGCTGGGCGTCCAGGCCGAGCGCCGGGCCCTCTCCGAGCAGCGGGCGGCCCGCGCCGACGAGCGCAGCGCGATCGCCCGGGAGCTGCACGACGTGGTCGCCCACCACGTCGCGTCGATGGTGCTCCGGGTGGGCGTGGCGCGGCACGTGCTGCCGGATCTGGAACCCGAGGTGGACGCCGTCTTCGACGACGTCCATCGGACCGGGACCGCGGCCCTGGCGGATCTGCGCCGGCTGGTCGCCGTGCTGCGCGACCCCGACGGGGTACGCGGTGACGCCGCCCTCACCGCGATCGACCCGTCCGCCCTGCCCGCCGCGCTGGACGGCGCCGTGGAGACCGCCCGGCGCGCCGGCGTGATCGTCGAGGCCGAGATCGACCCCGCGGTCGGCGCTCTCGACGCGGTCCGCGGCCTGGCCGTCCTCCGGCTCACCCAGGAGGCGCTCACCAACGTGGCCAAGCACGCCGGACCGTCGGCTCGCGCCAGCCTGCGTATCGTCCTCGCCGGCGATGATCTCGAATGGGAGGTGGCCGACGACGGCGGGGCTCCCGTGCGGGCCGCCCCACCCGGCGGCGGGCACGGCCTCGTCGGGATGCGGGAGCGGGTCGAGGTGCTCGGCGGTGTGCTGAACGCCGGGCCGCACGGGCCCGGCTGGCGGGTCGCGACGGTGATACCGGGGGAGAACTCATGA
- a CDS encoding nucleotidyltransferase family protein, with amino-acid sequence MSVAGLVLAAGAGRRYGMPKALVRYDGQLLVERAADTLSRAGIDRVLIVLGAAADEVRARGRLPETVVNPDWETGMGSSLRTGLASLAATPGCTAAVVLLVDMPGVSPEAVRRITAHAAPDALIMGGYSGRRGHPVLLGRDHWSGVSASATGDRGARDYLRTHEVVVVGVGDVADDKDLDEPGNLSAIHDH; translated from the coding sequence GTGAGCGTCGCCGGACTGGTCCTGGCCGCCGGGGCGGGCCGCCGGTACGGCATGCCGAAGGCCCTGGTCCGCTACGACGGGCAGCTGCTCGTGGAGCGCGCCGCGGACACGTTGTCCCGGGCCGGCATCGACCGCGTGCTGATCGTCCTCGGCGCGGCGGCCGACGAGGTGCGCGCTCGCGGGCGTCTCCCGGAGACCGTCGTCAACCCGGACTGGGAGACCGGTATGGGGTCGTCCCTGCGGACCGGGCTGGCCTCCCTCGCCGCGACGCCCGGCTGCACGGCCGCTGTCGTGCTGCTCGTCGACATGCCCGGGGTCAGCCCCGAGGCGGTCCGCCGGATCACCGCCCACGCGGCGCCGGACGCCCTGATCATGGGTGGTTACTCCGGCCGGCGGGGGCATCCGGTGCTGCTCGGGCGCGACCACTGGTCCGGGGTGTCGGCGTCGGCCACCGGCGATCGGGGGGCGCGGGACTACCTGCGTACCCATGAGGTGGTGGTGGTCGGGGTCGGAGACGTGGCCGATGACAAAGATCTTGACGAGCCGGGCAACCTTTCCGCGATCCACGACCACTGA
- a CDS encoding pectate lyase, which translates to MFDKMRKRWRAGVVAVAALGLGLGAVVYTQGASAASWPSATSTVKVTASKPISGTVDGGLKRYVGSGALGSGSQDEGQDPLFVLADGAVLKNVIIGSPAADGIHCKGSCTIQNVWWENVGEDAATFKGGSGAKYTVTGGGAKSADDKVFQHNGGGTLTISNFQVSDFGKLYRSCGNCSTQYKRAVVVKNVTVTAPGKSIVGINTNYGDTATLSGITITGDSKKKISICDRFTGNKTGKEPTKTGSGPDGTYCKYTTANITYK; encoded by the coding sequence GTGTTCGACAAAATGCGGAAGCGGTGGCGTGCCGGCGTGGTGGCGGTGGCCGCCCTCGGTCTGGGTCTCGGCGCTGTCGTCTACACCCAGGGCGCGTCGGCCGCGTCCTGGCCGAGCGCTACCAGCACGGTCAAGGTCACCGCGAGCAAGCCGATCTCCGGTACGGTCGACGGCGGCCTCAAGCGGTACGTCGGCAGCGGCGCCCTCGGCAGCGGCTCCCAGGACGAGGGTCAGGACCCGCTCTTCGTGCTGGCCGACGGCGCGGTCCTGAAGAACGTCATCATCGGCTCGCCGGCCGCCGACGGCATCCACTGCAAGGGCTCCTGCACGATCCAGAACGTCTGGTGGGAGAACGTCGGCGAGGACGCCGCCACGTTCAAGGGCGGCTCCGGCGCGAAGTACACGGTCACCGGCGGCGGCGCGAAGTCGGCCGACGACAAGGTGTTCCAGCACAACGGCGGCGGCACCCTGACGATCAGCAACTTCCAGGTCAGCGACTTCGGCAAGCTCTACCGCTCGTGCGGGAACTGCTCGACGCAGTACAAGCGCGCGGTCGTGGTGAAGAACGTGACGGTCACGGCGCCGGGCAAGAGCATCGTCGGCATCAACACCAACTACGGCGACACCGCCACGCTCTCCGGCATCACCATCACCGGTGACAGCAAGAAGAAGATCTCGATCTGCGACCGCTTCACCGGCAACAAGACCGGCAAGGAGCCGACCAAGACCGGCAGCGGCCCGGACGGCACCTACTGCAAGTACACGACCGCGAACATCACCTACAAGTAG
- a CDS encoding HAD family hydrolase: MILKGVLFDLDGTLGDHDASVAAALAAWLPSIGMASDEATIRAWEEITERHLVAWRRREISYAEQRRRRLEEFLGVRHDPDEADAIFAGYLAHYDTGYRACPDAVAAVDEAAGAGLAVAVLTNGSAVQQRGKLRRIGLSHIAQVFTPDDLGVAKPDPEAFRLACGRWGIEPGSVLSVGDNHAFDVLAAREAGLRAVHLDRSGSGPVEEMCRISTLGALDAYL; encoded by the coding sequence GTGATCTTGAAGGGGGTTCTCTTCGACCTGGACGGCACGCTGGGCGACCACGACGCCTCGGTGGCGGCCGCGCTCGCTGCCTGGCTGCCGTCGATCGGGATGGCGTCCGACGAGGCCACGATCCGTGCCTGGGAGGAGATCACCGAACGGCATCTGGTCGCCTGGCGCCGCCGCGAGATCAGCTATGCCGAGCAGCGCCGCCGGCGGCTGGAGGAGTTCCTGGGGGTCCGCCACGACCCGGACGAGGCGGACGCGATCTTCGCGGGCTATCTCGCCCACTACGACACCGGTTATCGGGCCTGTCCCGACGCGGTCGCTGCGGTGGACGAGGCTGCCGGGGCCGGCCTGGCGGTCGCGGTGCTGACCAATGGCAGCGCCGTTCAGCAGCGCGGCAAGCTGCGGCGGATCGGGTTGAGCCACATCGCACAGGTGTTCACTCCCGACGATCTCGGGGTCGCCAAGCCCGACCCGGAGGCGTTCCGGCTCGCCTGCGGGCGGTGGGGGATCGAGCCCGGATCGGTGCTCAGCGTGGGCGACAATCACGCCTTCGACGTGCTGGCGGCGCGGGAGGCCGGCCTGCGGGCGGTGCACCTCGACCGGTCCGGGAGCGGACCGGTCGAGGAGATGTGCCGGATCAGCACGCTGGGCGCGCTGGATGCCTACTTGTAG